Below is a window of Yersinia kristensenii DNA.
CAATACCTGTGCCGCTATCACTGGGGTGGATAATGTTTTTTTGCCATTGAATAAGGCCAACCCGAATAACAGCAGCCACAGCGCCACCGGGAATGCCGCCGTTACTGGAGCTTGTGCCGCCCAATCGCGCAGAGCTTGTGCCGAACCATTATCACCACTGGCCCACAGTGCGGTGACCAACGCCAACAGCACTAAATTGATTAACTGCCAGCGCGCCAGTGGGCGCTGATAGTGCGGTTCTCGCCACAGCCACACAGATAATAGCGAGGGGATGGCCTGACCGGCGGTCAGGAAGATAAAGAGTGGCAGCCATAAGCTAAACCACAGCGGTTGGGCGCGTAATATTGACACCTCACGCCCGGTGTAAAGTAAAATACTGAGGGCGGAAAGTGCGCAAAGCCCCGCCAAACCGGCCAGCAGCCGTGGCAAAGGTTTGGCTTTCAAGCGGCTGTAAATCAGTGCCAGAAAATAGCTCATCACCAACAGGCTAAACAGCGGCAAGAAGATGGAACCCCATGACATCCACGACCACGGGGTAAAATAGGCATAAAAATGCCAGACGCGGGCCGGTTGATGGAGATCTGCATTCAGCGCCAGCGGGGCCACGACCACGGCGGTCACCGCCAGCATCAGTGCGGCAAATTCCAATTGGCTTTGTTGCGCGGATAGCAATCCTCGGCGGGAGAACATGCGCTGCCCACCGGCAAACAACACCGCGCCACACGCTAAGCCAATAAAGAAGAAATACTGCACCGCCCAAGGTAGCCAGGCGATATCCTGCGGGCGAGCTAAAATTTCACGGATCATCATGCATGAACCTCCTGCCAGAGTGCGGGCTGACCTTGTAATGGCTGAGTAAATACCTCGTTTAATCCGAGGTAAAATACCTGTGGGTGCGTCCCTTGTTCCGGCTTCAAGACTTTGATATCAGTGGCATGCTCCAACAGCATTTTGCGCAAAATGCTGTTGCCATCGCGTAAATCACCAATAACCCGCGCCCCACCGACACAAGACTCCACACAAGCGGGCAATAATCCGGCATCAAGGCGGTGAACACAGAATGTGCATTTATCCGCCGTTTGGGTGCTGTGATTGATAAACCGGGCTTCATAAGGGCAAGCCTGTACACAATAGGCGCAACCTACGCAGCGGGTATTGTCGATAACCACAATGCCGTCTTGCCGCTGATAAGTGGCCTGCACCGGGCAGACCGGTACGCACGGCGGGTTATCGCAGTGATTACACAGGCGGGGCAGCAACACGTTAGTGACACTTTCGGCCCCCGATAGCGCAATTTGATATTGATTGACGGTGGTGCGGAACTGGCCTTGCGGCAGTTGGTTCTCAATAGCACAACTGACGGTACAGGCCTGGCAACCAATGCAGCGGCGCAAATCAATCAACATGGCATAGCGCCGTTTGATATCACCTTGTTTGCGCACCGGCTCCATCTGCCAACCCGCCTCGGCTAATGGCACCAGCGCGGCACCGGCGGTTAACACCCCCAATCGCTGTAGAAATGCTCTTTTCCCTTGATCCATTTTTTCTCACCCTCTTCTTGATACAGGGATTGTAGAAATCGACGAGCAGAAGCCCTATTGTGGTTTTCCACATTCCCTTTAAGGACTTGATCCAGGACAATTGCACACTGCGACGGGGATCATAAAAAGGAACATGCATGAATTTCAGAGTGCTGGCGATAATGCTGTTTTGGTGTGTTTCTACCGCCCAAGCCCGCGATTGGACTATTGGCGTGTTGGCGTTACGGGGTGATGCTCAGGCGCAAGCACATTGGCAACCCTTGGTGGATAATTTGAATCAGCAACTGCCGGGGCAGCATTTTCAGTTATTGCCACTGGACTTACATGCGATGAAAAATGCCGTGGCACAGAATCGGATTGATTTTCTGCTCACCAATCCAGCGCAATATGTGCAGATTGATAGCCATTTTCCTCTGCGTTGGTTGGTGTCTTTGCGCTCCAGTCATGAGCCGGGGGGGACTAGCCGCAATGTGATTGGCAGTGTCATTCTGGTGCGTGCAGACAGTGATATTCGCTCGCCACAAGGCCTGATGGGCAAACGAGTCGGCGCGGTGTCACCAGAGGCCTTTGGCGGTTACTTATTAGGATACAAAGCGTTGCGTGATACAGGGCTGCAACCTGAACAAGATTTTAAGTTACATTTTTCCGGTTTCCCGGTAGATGCATTGATTTATCTGCTGCGCGACCGCGCGATTTCTGCCGCTATCGTCCCCACCTGCTTGCTGGAAGATATGCAAGCCGAAGGGCTGGTACATGCCCGCGACTTTCGGCCATTGCTGGCCAAACACTCCATTATCCCCTGCCTAACCAGCACCGAGCTGTACCCTAATTGGTCATTTGCCGCACTTTCACAGGTTCCGGACGAGTTAGCCGATAATGTCACGCGAATTTTGCTCAATCCCGCTGACAGCAAGGCGCCACAATGGGGCGCGCCGTCTTCGACCAGCCAGGTAGAAAGCCTATTACGCTCGATTAATCAGCACCCGCAGCAGCCCTATTTTTGGCAACAAATGATCGATTGGGCGCAACAGCACTGGTTATTGATCGCCGCGATT
It encodes the following:
- the ttrC gene encoding tetrathionate reductase subunit TtrC; its protein translation is MIREILARPQDIAWLPWAVQYFFFIGLACGAVLFAGGQRMFSRRGLLSAQQSQLEFAALMLAVTAVVVAPLALNADLHQPARVWHFYAYFTPWSWMSWGSIFLPLFSLLVMSYFLALIYSRLKAKPLPRLLAGLAGLCALSALSILLYTGREVSILRAQPLWFSLWLPLFIFLTAGQAIPSLLSVWLWREPHYQRPLARWQLINLVLLALVTALWASGDNGSAQALRDWAAQAPVTAAFPVALWLLLFGLALFNGKKTLSTPVIAAQVLIALTLCWSVRWLLLMQTQTLPKYNVLANPYSLPLGSEGLLAIMGTFGLWIAVIIAIREGLRWLEQKVTSANQVEGEIHHG
- the ttrB gene encoding tetrathionate reductase subunit TtrB, translated to MDQGKRAFLQRLGVLTAGAALVPLAEAGWQMEPVRKQGDIKRRYAMLIDLRRCIGCQACTVSCAIENQLPQGQFRTTVNQYQIALSGAESVTNVLLPRLCNHCDNPPCVPVCPVQATYQRQDGIVVIDNTRCVGCAYCVQACPYEARFINHSTQTADKCTFCVHRLDAGLLPACVESCVGGARVIGDLRDGNSILRKMLLEHATDIKVLKPEQGTHPQVFYLGLNEVFTQPLQGQPALWQEVHA
- the ttrS gene encoding tetrathionate respiration histidine kinase TtrS, with product MNFRVLAIMLFWCVSTAQARDWTIGVLALRGDAQAQAHWQPLVDNLNQQLPGQHFQLLPLDLHAMKNAVAQNRIDFLLTNPAQYVQIDSHFPLRWLVSLRSSHEPGGTSRNVIGSVILVRADSDIRSPQGLMGKRVGAVSPEAFGGYLLGYKALRDTGLQPEQDFKLHFSGFPVDALIYLLRDRAISAAIVPTCLLEDMQAEGLVHARDFRPLLAKHSIIPCLTSTELYPNWSFAALSQVPDELADNVTRILLNPADSKAPQWGAPSSTSQVESLLRSINQHPQQPYFWQQMIDWAQQHWLLIAAIALILLLLGANHIWVAFLVRRRSRQLEQLHQQLRIKESALEQAQRLSILGEMASGFAHELNQPLSAIQHYADGCAIRLQREQADHPLLPILEQISQQAQRGANTIANLRLWAGKLPAQERATTGPPLHELTKHLWQLLGAEQHQPSCQLHTEIDPQIALHLPPTLLDQVLCNLITNSLQAGARQLWLSAYQQVGWVILTLQDDAGGLTPEQLSHPFAPFRSTKSEGLGLGLVICQRLINSQGGKLTLRNQVATNGNLGLQVTLMLPLNPDKELTFVTDLSG